One region of Rhodohalobacter mucosus genomic DNA includes:
- the gatB gene encoding Asp-tRNA(Asn)/Glu-tRNA(Gln) amidotransferase subunit GatB, whose protein sequence is MSTISNEKYEAVIGLEVHAQLLTNSKAFAPVSSEYGGAPNTQVTPLCLGHPGTLPVLNENLVRFIIKMGLATNCSVSRKSIFARKNYFYPDLPKGYQISQYDTPICHGGEIQIVMEDYEKTIGITRIHMEEDAGKSIHDQDPYHTLIDLNRAGTPLIEIVSEPDLRTPQEAYQYLSKIKQIVQYLDICDGNMEEGSLRCDANVSIRPRGQKELGTRTELKNMNSFRNVERAIGFEIERQIELVESGGSVVQQTLLWDPNKLTTRQMRSKEEAHDYRYFPEPDLPPVIVTDELLNDIREELPELPSVRFDRFVDELSLSSEDAYTLTETRALADYFENVLHYIDDPKAVANLILTEVLRVLNEKSISIADFPIEEERLGGLISLKLEDKINSSAMQQIFNRMLEDNKEASQLAEEMNLIQVSDSDFLDPIIDDVIEANPDEVSRYRDGKRALIGFFIGEVMKRSRGKANPKLVRESLQRKLDEK, encoded by the coding sequence ATGTCCACGATTTCGAATGAAAAGTATGAAGCGGTAATAGGTCTCGAGGTTCACGCACAGCTTCTTACAAACAGTAAGGCATTTGCCCCGGTATCATCCGAATATGGCGGTGCTCCCAATACACAGGTAACCCCACTCTGTCTCGGTCATCCCGGAACACTACCCGTGTTAAATGAAAACCTCGTGCGATTCATTATAAAAATGGGCCTGGCAACGAATTGTTCCGTTTCAAGAAAATCCATTTTTGCCAGAAAAAACTATTTCTATCCGGATCTGCCCAAGGGGTATCAGATTTCTCAATATGACACACCTATATGTCATGGTGGAGAAATTCAGATCGTGATGGAGGACTATGAAAAAACAATCGGGATAACGCGTATTCATATGGAAGAGGACGCGGGAAAATCTATACACGACCAGGATCCGTACCATACGCTTATTGACCTGAACAGGGCGGGAACACCTCTCATTGAGATTGTTTCTGAACCGGATTTACGAACCCCGCAGGAAGCTTACCAGTATCTGTCAAAAATTAAACAAATCGTTCAGTACCTTGACATCTGCGATGGTAACATGGAAGAGGGAAGTCTGAGATGTGATGCAAACGTCTCCATACGTCCCAGGGGCCAAAAAGAGTTGGGTACACGCACGGAGCTGAAGAACATGAACTCTTTTCGAAATGTGGAAAGAGCTATTGGTTTTGAAATCGAAAGACAAATCGAGCTTGTGGAGTCTGGCGGCTCAGTTGTACAGCAAACCCTATTATGGGACCCCAACAAGCTTACAACCCGTCAAATGAGGTCGAAAGAAGAAGCTCATGACTACAGATATTTTCCGGAACCGGATCTGCCGCCCGTTATAGTAACCGACGAGCTGTTGAATGATATCAGGGAAGAGCTGCCTGAATTACCGTCTGTCCGGTTCGACCGGTTTGTTGACGAATTATCACTCAGCAGTGAGGATGCCTACACATTAACGGAGACCAGGGCACTGGCAGATTATTTTGAAAACGTGCTGCATTACATTGATGATCCGAAAGCGGTAGCCAACCTCATATTAACCGAAGTGCTGAGGGTGTTGAATGAAAAGAGTATCAGCATTGCAGATTTTCCGATTGAAGAAGAAAGGCTGGGAGGATTGATTTCCCTGAAACTTGAGGACAAAATAAATTCCTCGGCAATGCAGCAGATATTTAACAGAATGCTTGAAGATAACAAAGAAGCTTCGCAGCTGGCTGAAGAGATGAATCTCATACAGGTTTCAGATTCAGATTTTCTTGATCCTATTATTGACGATGTCATCGAAGCAAATCCGGATGAAGTGAGCCGTTACCGTGACGGTAAGCGTGCATTAATCGGATTTTTTATCGGTGAAGTGATGAAACGCAGCAGGGGTAAGGCAAATCCAAAACTAGTGCGTGAAAGCCTGCAAAGAAAGCTCGATGAAAAGTAA
- a CDS encoding agmatine deiminase family protein, whose amino-acid sequence MPAEWENHSATQLHWPANRETWPGDRLERVEIVYAEIISVLHRYEPVLLLVNTVEDRKRAESILKKFDPDIDLNRIHFHIVPLNDVWARDCGPVFIKRRSDTLTTVPEYAITNWIYNAWGQKYPPFDSDNKIPEWFADHFSIYMFSPDMVLEGGAIDTNGKGVLLTTESVLLNPNRNPQLTKAEIGKKLKRYLGMEKIIWLKKGLAGDDTDGHIDDLSRFLNENTILTMICEDENDVNYAALNENLDILRKSTDPNGNPFQILTLPMPKTRIEGSTVDGSEYVPASYANFYIANGVVLVPLYDERYDQAAIDLMSRFFPGRDIVGIECSDLVWGQGSIHCITQQLYGLENLG is encoded by the coding sequence ATGCCAGCTGAATGGGAAAATCATTCTGCAACCCAGCTCCACTGGCCTGCAAACAGGGAAACATGGCCTGGCGACCGTCTCGAACGCGTTGAAATTGTCTACGCAGAAATTATATCGGTTCTGCACCGATACGAACCTGTTCTCCTGCTTGTAAACACGGTGGAGGATCGAAAAAGGGCAGAATCAATTTTAAAAAAATTTGACCCCGATATCGATCTGAACCGGATACACTTCCACATTGTACCCCTGAACGATGTCTGGGCAAGGGATTGTGGACCTGTTTTTATTAAGCGCAGATCTGACACGTTAACCACAGTTCCCGAATATGCCATAACCAACTGGATTTATAATGCCTGGGGACAGAAGTACCCGCCATTCGACAGTGATAATAAAATTCCTGAATGGTTTGCAGACCATTTTTCAATTTATATGTTTTCACCAGATATGGTATTGGAAGGAGGTGCAATCGATACTAACGGAAAGGGTGTACTGCTTACCACCGAATCGGTATTGCTGAACCCCAACAGAAATCCGCAGCTGACAAAAGCTGAAATAGGGAAGAAGCTCAAGCGCTATTTGGGTATGGAAAAAATCATCTGGCTGAAAAAAGGGCTGGCCGGGGATGATACGGATGGCCATATAGATGACCTGTCACGATTCCTGAATGAGAATACAATCCTCACAATGATCTGTGAGGACGAAAATGATGTCAATTATGCGGCTTTAAATGAAAATCTGGACATTCTGCGAAAAAGCACCGACCCAAACGGCAATCCATTTCAGATACTTACTCTGCCCATGCCGAAGACCCGCATCGAGGGGAGTACCGTTGACGGATCCGAATATGTTCCTGCAAGCTATGCAAATTTTTATATCGCCAATGGCGTTGTTCTGGTGCCTCTGTACGATGAGAGATACGATCAGGCCGCAATCGACCTGATGTCGCGCTTTTTCCCCGGCAGAGACATTGTGGGGATTGAGTGCAGTGACCTGGTTTGGGGGCAGGGTAGTATTCATTGCATCACCCAACAGCTGTATGGACTCGAAAATTTAGGCTGA
- a CDS encoding thymidine kinase, with amino-acid sequence MINEPGFTPHHLGWIEVVCGGMFSGKTEELIRRAKRAHIAGQSVIIVKPATDNRYSDTEVVSHNETSLPSITVNTADQIVLLTSSARVICIDEAQFFDNRLVDVANTLANDGKRVIIAGLDMDFEGRPFEPMPQLLAIAEYVTKLHAICAESGLIANFSQRVVENSSQVLVGEKDAYEPRARHCFRPPVDDKKGKPIPEFTVGKRNESTDK; translated from the coding sequence ATGATCAATGAACCCGGTTTTACCCCTCACCACCTGGGGTGGATTGAAGTTGTATGCGGAGGAATGTTCAGCGGAAAAACCGAGGAGCTGATTCGCAGGGCAAAAAGGGCGCATATTGCAGGGCAAAGTGTTATCATCGTTAAACCTGCAACCGACAACCGTTATAGTGACACTGAAGTTGTTTCACATAATGAAACATCACTTCCAAGTATAACCGTAAATACGGCTGACCAGATCGTTCTGTTAACTTCCTCAGCCCGTGTGATCTGTATTGATGAAGCGCAATTTTTTGACAATCGCCTTGTGGACGTAGCCAACACTCTGGCAAATGATGGAAAAAGGGTAATTATCGCCGGACTGGATATGGATTTTGAAGGACGGCCATTTGAACCCATGCCGCAGCTGCTTGCCATTGCCGAATATGTAACCAAACTGCATGCCATTTGTGCAGAAAGCGGTCTTATAGCGAATTTTTCGCAGCGTGTTGTTGAGAACAGCAGTCAGGTTCTTGTGGGTGAAAAAGATGCTTATGAACCACGTGCACGTCACTGTTTCAGACCCCCGGTAGATGATAAAAAAGGTAAACCGATACCGGAATTCACAGTTGGAAAAAGAAATGAATCAACCGATAAATAA
- a CDS encoding NupC/NupG family nucleoside CNT transporter, whose amino-acid sequence MDILRGIIGMAAIIGIALLFSKNRKAVNWKMVATGFGIQLVLAVFILKGSDMAMFWSPLGWPKMFFSWVSSFFVVVLDFTTAGAEFIFGDLAKSPGMEGSLGNFFAFQVLPTIVFFASLTAIFYHYGILQKVVSVMSRAMQKLMGTSGAESLSVVANIFVGQTESPLVIKPYIEKMTRSEILTIMTGGMATIAGGVMAAYVQMLGNSYSIAQGVSLDVGRLMFAEQLLGASLMAAPAALVIAKIIFPESDEPVTKGEVKMSVEKTDANGIDAAASGAGTGLKLAANVGAMLLAFIALLAMGNYFLNEIGEFTGINSLIPGGELTIETLLGWIIAPVAFIIGIPWEDAVSVGSLLGTKVVLNEFVAYLQMADFVSEGVLSPKSITMATFALCGFANFSSIAIQIGGIGGLAPSRKSELAQFGLMAVLAGTLANMMTATIAGMLF is encoded by the coding sequence ATGGATATTTTACGAGGCATAATCGGAATGGCGGCAATTATTGGCATTGCCTTGCTGTTCAGCAAAAACCGTAAGGCGGTAAACTGGAAAATGGTTGCTACCGGTTTTGGCATTCAACTGGTACTGGCCGTCTTTATTTTGAAAGGGTCTGATATGGCTATGTTCTGGTCGCCTTTGGGCTGGCCTAAAATGTTTTTCAGCTGGGTGTCGAGCTTTTTCGTTGTTGTGCTCGATTTTACTACAGCGGGAGCCGAATTTATTTTTGGCGACCTGGCCAAAAGTCCGGGCATGGAGGGCAGCCTAGGTAACTTTTTTGCCTTTCAGGTTCTGCCTACCATTGTATTTTTTGCTTCTCTTACGGCCATATTTTATCACTATGGCATTCTGCAGAAAGTAGTGAGTGTGATGTCGAGGGCTATGCAGAAACTCATGGGGACATCAGGGGCTGAATCTCTGTCTGTTGTTGCAAATATTTTTGTGGGACAAACTGAGTCGCCTCTTGTTATCAAGCCATACATTGAAAAGATGACGCGGTCAGAAATACTAACCATTATGACAGGCGGAATGGCAACGATAGCCGGAGGAGTAATGGCAGCCTATGTTCAGATGCTGGGTAATTCATATTCTATTGCACAGGGAGTTTCGCTGGATGTGGGACGTCTCATGTTTGCAGAACAATTATTGGGCGCCAGCCTTATGGCTGCACCGGCTGCACTGGTGATCGCCAAAATTATCTTTCCCGAATCTGATGAGCCGGTAACCAAAGGCGAGGTAAAAATGAGTGTTGAGAAGACAGATGCCAACGGGATTGATGCAGCCGCAAGCGGTGCGGGTACAGGGCTTAAATTGGCGGCAAATGTAGGTGCTATGTTATTGGCTTTCATTGCACTACTTGCAATGGGCAATTATTTTCTGAATGAAATTGGAGAGTTTACAGGCATCAACTCTTTAATCCCCGGCGGAGAACTTACAATTGAAACGCTCCTGGGATGGATCATCGCCCCGGTCGCTTTCATTATTGGCATACCGTGGGAAGATGCGGTTAGCGTAGGATCGCTACTGGGCACAAAAGTGGTGCTGAATGAGTTTGTGGCCTATCTTCAGATGGCAGATTTTGTAAGCGAAGGCGTTCTGTCACCGAAATCCATAACCATGGCAACCTTTGCTTTGTGCGGCTTTGCCAACTTCTCTTCCATCGCAATACAAATTGGAGGCATCGGCGGATTGGCTCCCAGCCGAAAGTCGGAACTGGCACAATTTGGCCTTATGGCCGTATTGGCAGGAACACTTGCCAACATGATGACAGCAACCATTGCCGGCATGCTATTCTAA
- a CDS encoding peptidyl-prolyl cis-trans isomerase has translation MHHIRYTLLFTVLFLLAQCTPTYQSDNSPVLASVGNQSLTINEALSQIPGSVMNEDSVQAVQSFIDQWIEKQVAVRQAERMGLQNSASVREKMERLRRQILEEALREQLLLQNLDEVEVTRDEAQNYYQAHKDQFILSERYVRFRHITTRTRTDADNANRDLMRGDEWEDILERYSVNPERQLRESNQFWPISMAAETIPMLNRYLNVIGLTERSPIHYFGGEYHLVQLMEERPAGEAPDLEWLIPQIEEWLRLEKARRITNSYIRNLYLEANSNNEIRVANVNEIESMLRSGN, from the coding sequence ATGCATCACATTCGATACACGCTTCTGTTCACCGTTCTCTTTCTATTGGCTCAGTGTACACCCACCTATCAGTCTGACAACTCCCCGGTTCTGGCTTCTGTCGGGAACCAATCGCTTACCATCAATGAAGCGCTGAGTCAGATACCGGGCTCAGTGATGAATGAAGACTCTGTACAGGCTGTACAGTCATTTATCGATCAGTGGATAGAGAAGCAGGTTGCGGTGAGGCAGGCGGAGCGCATGGGTTTGCAAAACAGCGCTTCTGTGCGTGAAAAAATGGAGCGGCTGCGCAGGCAAATTCTTGAAGAAGCTCTGCGCGAGCAGCTTCTGCTGCAGAATCTTGATGAAGTGGAGGTTACGCGTGATGAAGCGCAAAACTATTATCAGGCTCATAAAGACCAGTTTATTCTGAGTGAGCGTTATGTACGTTTCAGACATATAACAACACGAACACGCACCGACGCCGATAATGCAAACAGGGATTTGATGCGCGGCGATGAATGGGAAGATATTCTTGAGCGATACAGCGTAAATCCCGAACGACAATTGCGGGAATCGAACCAGTTCTGGCCGATTTCCATGGCCGCTGAAACCATTCCTATGCTCAACAGATATCTGAATGTTATCGGCCTTACCGAGCGCTCACCCATACACTACTTTGGGGGTGAATATCATCTTGTTCAGCTGATGGAAGAGAGGCCCGCTGGAGAAGCGCCCGACCTGGAATGGCTTATTCCACAAATTGAAGAGTGGCTCAGACTTGAGAAGGCCAGAAGAATTACCAATAGTTACATTCGAAATCTGTATCTTGAGGCCAATTCAAATAATGAAATCCGGGTAGCGAACGTTAATGAGATCGAATCTATGCTCCGTTCCGGAAATTAA
- a CDS encoding peptidylprolyl isomerase — protein MIKLFRVPVFLTILLSCFTQLFAQNTQVTDQIVAVVNDRIILKSDVDAEVRNYMNQLQMNNQPVQFTEQLWYDALQSMVDNHVMLEKAEIDSVVVSDDMVNRQMDQRLNQMIRQAGGEQQLEQVFGQSIIQIRADFREQFREQMIVQQLQQQKYRTINITRPEVEEFFNSIPQDSIPVIPEQVAVSQIVINPEPLADAEQQAFEMASAIRDSILNHGKEFEEMARKYSDDGSAARGGLLPMMSINDLVANYSAAATALEPGEVSEVVQTEFGFHVIRLNRRMGDNIETNHILIRIDESLVDEQAAIEKLNALRDSVLNHGANFNELARRHSDDEETKAFGGRVLNPQTGDRLIPISQLEPSIYRIVLLMDEEGEISEPRSFTTQNRTSSTAFRIVRLDRLIPEHRANLEDDYERIRDIALNRKQMSTLQQWLADLRDEVYIEFKIPVPENTVTDNTNQSGTETDVR, from the coding sequence ATGATTAAACTCTTCAGAGTACCAGTATTCCTCACCATACTTCTCTCCTGTTTCACTCAACTTTTCGCACAAAATACCCAGGTAACCGACCAAATTGTGGCTGTGGTTAACGATCGTATTATTCTGAAGTCTGATGTGGATGCAGAAGTTCGCAACTACATGAATCAGCTGCAGATGAATAACCAGCCTGTGCAGTTTACTGAACAGCTATGGTATGATGCACTGCAAAGCATGGTCGACAATCATGTAATGCTGGAAAAAGCTGAGATCGACAGTGTTGTTGTCTCGGATGACATGGTTAACCGGCAGATGGACCAGCGACTGAATCAGATGATCCGACAGGCCGGAGGCGAACAACAGCTGGAACAGGTATTTGGCCAAAGTATCATACAGATTCGGGCCGATTTCCGGGAGCAGTTTCGCGAACAGATGATAGTTCAGCAGCTGCAGCAGCAGAAATACAGAACTATCAATATTACAAGACCCGAGGTGGAAGAGTTTTTTAATAGCATACCCCAGGATTCTATTCCTGTAATTCCGGAACAGGTTGCCGTTTCTCAAATTGTAATTAATCCTGAACCTCTGGCTGATGCAGAGCAGCAGGCTTTTGAGATGGCTTCCGCCATTCGGGATTCCATACTCAACCATGGAAAAGAATTTGAGGAAATGGCAAGGAAATACAGTGACGACGGATCTGCAGCTCGCGGCGGCCTTCTGCCAATGATGTCAATTAATGACCTTGTCGCAAATTATTCCGCAGCCGCTACTGCCCTTGAACCGGGAGAAGTTTCTGAAGTAGTACAAACTGAATTCGGTTTTCATGTCATTCGCCTCAACCGGCGTATGGGTGACAATATTGAAACCAACCACATTCTTATACGAATAGATGAAAGCCTTGTAGATGAGCAGGCAGCCATTGAAAAGCTCAATGCTTTGCGGGACAGCGTATTGAACCACGGGGCAAATTTCAACGAACTGGCTCGCCGGCATTCAGATGATGAAGAAACAAAAGCGTTTGGAGGAAGAGTACTTAATCCACAGACCGGAGACCGGCTTATTCCCATCAGTCAGCTTGAACCTTCCATCTACAGAATTGTACTGCTGATGGATGAAGAAGGTGAAATATCAGAGCCACGATCATTTACGACCCAAAACCGAACCTCTTCTACAGCGTTTCGGATCGTTCGCCTCGACAGGCTTATTCCTGAGCACAGGGCAAATCTTGAGGATGATTATGAAAGAATCCGTGATATTGCACTGAACCGGAAACAGATGTCTACGCTTCAACAATGGCTTGCTGATTTGCGTGATGAAGTTTATATCGAATTTAAGATACCGGTACCTGAGAATACGGTAACTGACAACACAAATCAGTCCGGCACCGAAACAGACGTACGATAA
- a CDS encoding AAA family ATPase, translating to MHSDLPTAPEKAAAEFSESFQSIRDEISKVVVGQSDIVEQLLISLFSGGHCVLVGVPGLAKTLLIQTVAQTMNLSFSRIQFTPDLMPGDITGTEVIEDDQETGRKHFKFIKGPIFANIILADEINRTPPKTQAALLEGMQEFNVTASGQKFELDRPFFVLATQNPIEQEGTYPLPEAQLDRFMFHLQLDYPSVEEEKQIVSQTTSTRHVDIKSILNKEKILEFQNLVREVPVPTHVLEKTVKLVTMTRPGCDLAPDFTDKFLSWGAGPRASQYLILGSKTRALAQGRYNVEFEDIESLAVPVLRHRIVTNYAAEAEGLGTVDIIRMLLNNL from the coding sequence ATGCATTCTGATCTGCCCACCGCACCCGAAAAAGCAGCCGCTGAATTTAGCGAATCATTTCAATCTATTCGAGATGAAATATCTAAAGTTGTTGTGGGGCAATCCGATATCGTTGAACAACTTTTAATTTCTCTTTTCTCTGGCGGACACTGTGTTTTGGTGGGTGTTCCCGGTCTTGCAAAAACCCTGCTCATCCAGACCGTTGCCCAAACCATGAATTTGAGCTTCAGCAGGATTCAGTTTACTCCAGATCTTATGCCCGGTGATATTACGGGAACGGAAGTAATTGAAGACGATCAGGAAACCGGACGAAAGCATTTCAAATTCATCAAGGGGCCCATATTCGCCAATATTATTCTGGCCGATGAAATTAATCGAACCCCGCCAAAAACTCAGGCAGCACTTCTTGAGGGGATGCAAGAGTTTAACGTAACAGCATCAGGACAAAAATTTGAACTGGACCGTCCCTTTTTTGTTCTGGCAACGCAGAACCCTATTGAACAGGAAGGAACCTATCCCCTGCCTGAAGCTCAGCTCGACCGCTTCATGTTTCACCTTCAGCTCGACTACCCATCCGTTGAAGAGGAGAAACAGATTGTATCGCAAACTACATCCACGCGACACGTGGATATTAAGTCTATTTTAAATAAAGAGAAGATTCTTGAATTCCAGAATCTTGTAAGAGAGGTTCCGGTTCCAACCCATGTATTGGAAAAAACGGTTAAGCTTGTAACCATGACCCGTCCCGGCTGTGATCTGGCACCTGACTTTACGGACAAGTTTCTCAGTTGGGGTGCGGGTCCAAGAGCGTCTCAGTACCTTATTCTAGGATCCAAAACAAGGGCTTTGGCACAGGGACGGTATAATGTCGAGTTTGAGGATATTGAAAGCCTTGCTGTACCTGTATTAAGACATCGCATTGTTACCAACTATGCTGCGGAAGCCGAAGGTCTGGGTACGGTTGATATAATCCGGATGCTTCTCAACAACCTGTAA